In a genomic window of Zingiber officinale cultivar Zhangliang chromosome 9B, Zo_v1.1, whole genome shotgun sequence:
- the LOC122025151 gene encoding protein-tyrosine-phosphatase MKP1-like, which produces MEEPESPSSSASGTPRKSLLRSATWNARSQPHPNHNSNPNSSANPNRPPKPGRLALPPPPPLTAWPRPASDDCRHWPTTPSASSSSNPAADDGDPDISRVDDHVFLGGDAAARDRATLRRHGITHVLNCAGAACPDHFRGELEYSTLWLRDSPAEDLAPVLYDAFDFLERARAAPRGRALVHCRRGASRSAALVVAYLMWRRALTFDRALRAVRVARPSADPNLGFAAQLLHCQRRFLTLPPTSVSSAIRAYRMAPQSPCDPLYLVPKSVDLSATGANILDSRGVFIIHTPAAIYVWLGQGCEPSMTAAAATSALQLVRYERADGPIITVHEGSESAAFWASLNNDPSPPNTDEFVGKRRVELYDLDYDIFRRAIPRARGTPPLPAKSPAKESGWTRLRREFAIKGLKELTKAVLESRVFDDEGLRVSDTIRSPGSFSMESSATPSSSTADTASVISTFSPNSFSSSDWYNLSPPSSELYRTRQTELNSDLQSSVTGNVKWMGSRTLVERRRDNAPLVLLPSSADASGRLSSTELVMDWCPSPPFISEVEEDQEALDIGQLSLDASDKDVSAEDAPSGADEDTELIHPVLFRWPDMDKVEDAHHGVLNSDSVFLLLTSESKAGSRKPMIKMYVWLGRNSRHNILGEEEEKETAHVDRIGTKFIELMGIPLDTTIQVIREGEEPEQFLNHLFSFHQAKEVIH; this is translated from the coding sequence ATGGAAGAGCCGGAGTCTCCTTCCTCCTCTGCCTCTGGCACTCCGCGTAAGTCCCTCCTACGCTCCGCCACATGGAACGCCCGCTCTCAACCGCATCCTAATCACAACTCAAATCCGAATTCGAGCGCTAACCCTAATCGGCCCCCCAAACCCGGCCGCCTGGCCctcccccctccccctcccctCACCGCCTGGCCCCGCCCCGCCTCCGATGACTGCCGCCACTGGCCCACTACCCCCTCCGCCTCTTCCTCCTCCAACCCGGCTGCAGATGACGGCGACCCAGACATCTCCCGCGTCGACGACCACGTCTTCCTCGGGGGCGACGCGGCCGCCCGCGACCGCGCGACCCTCCGCCGCCACGGCATCACTCACGTGCTCAACTGCGCCGGCGCCGCTTGTCCCGACCACTTCCGCGGAGAGCTCGAGTATAGCACTCTGTGGCTCCGCGACTCCCCCGCCGAGGATCTCGCCCCTGTGCTGTACGACGCGTTCGACTTCCTCGAGCGGGCGCGCGCTGCTCCCCGGGGCCGCGCGCTTGTCCACTGCCGCCGCGGAGCATCCAGATCTGCCGCCCTTGTCGTCGCGTACCTGATGTGGCGCCGCGCATTGACCTTTGACCGCGCGCTCCGCGCCGTTCGCGTAGCGCGTCCGTCCGCAGACCCAAACCTCGGCTTCGCCGCTCAGCTCCTCCACTGCCAACGCCGCTTCCTTACCCTTCCGCCGACATCTGTCTCCTCTGCAATCCGTGCATACCGCATGGCTCCGCAATCCCCCTGCGACCCCCTCTACCTCGTCCCCAAATCGGTCGACCTCTCCGCCACCGGTGCAAACATTCTTGATTCCCGAGGCGTATTCATCATTCACACGCCTGCCGCCATCTACGTCTGGCTTGGTCAAGGTTGCGAACCCTCCATGACCGCCGCCGCGGCTACCTCTGCTCTCCAGCTCGTCCGCTATGAGCGTGCTGACGGTCCAATTATCACAGTGCACGAGGGTTCCGAATCTGCAGCCTTCTGGGCCTCCTTAAACAACGACCCTTCGCCTCCTAACACTGATGAGTTCGTAGGTAAGCGGAGAGTAGAGCTCTATGATCTCGACTACGACATCTTCCGCAGGGCCATCCCTAGAGCTCGAGGGACACCGCCACTTCCGGCGAAGTCACCGGCGAAGGAGAGTGGTTGGACCCGTTTAAGACGCGAATTCGCAATCAAGGGTTTGAAGGAACTAACGAAAGCTGTGTTAGAGAGCAGGGTTTTTGACGACGAGGGCCTGCGGGTAAGCGATACAATTCGATCTCCAGGATCTTTCTCTATGGAGTCAAGCGCCACGCCATCATCGTCTACTGCCGACACTGCTTCAGTTATTTCTACCTTCTCGCCaaattccttctcttcttctgatTGGTATAATTTGTCACCACCAAGCTCAGAATTATATAGGACGCGCCAAACTGAACTGAACTCGGATTTGCAATCATCTGTTACTGGGAATGTAAAGTGGATGGGCTCAAGAACTTTAGTTGAACGTAGACGAGATAATGCTCCTCTGGTTCTGTTACCATCATCTGCTGATGCCTCGGGGAGGCTTTCTTCAACAGAATTAGTAATGGATTGGTGCCCATCTCCTCCATTTATTTCAGAAGTGGAAGAAGACCAAGAAGCATTAGATATAGGACAACTCTCTTTGGATGCTTCAGACAAAGATGTCTCTGCCGAGGATGCACCTTCTGGTGCTGATGAGGATACTGAATTAATTCATCCAGTTCTTTTCAGGTGGCCTGATATGGATAAAGTGGAGGATGCGCATCATGGAGTTCTTAACTCTGACTCAGTGTTCTTATTGCTAACATCAGAATCGAAAGCAGGTTCTAGGAAGCCAATgataaaaatgtatgtttggcTAGGAAGAAATAGTAGGCATAACATTctaggagaggaggaagaaaaagagactGCACACGTTGATAGAATTGGCACCAAGTTTATCGAGCTCATGGGTATTCCATTGGATACTACTATACAG
- the LOC122024456 gene encoding high-affinity nitrate transporter-activating protein 2.1-like, whose amino-acid sequence MPSSLLHQIATFLLLLCFLRTSSAVLFSSLHQALIVTASPRPGQVLYAGVDQIRVSWALNGSLPAGTGAAYAKVKISLCYAPVSQVDRRWRKTRDDLKKDKTCPFKITTTPYASVGGSYDYAVERSIPTATYFVRAYALDSSDVEVAYGQTTDAKKTTNLFHIIGISGRHASLDIAAACFSAFSVLALTFFLVAEKRKAKQ is encoded by the exons ATGCCTTCTTCCCTCCTGCATCAAATTGCAacttttcttctcctcctctgttTTCTGAGGACTTCTTCTGCAGTGCTGTTCTCCTCCCTGCACCAGGCTCTCATAGTCACTGCATCACCAAGACCAGGCCAAG TGTTGTATGCCGGCGTGGATCAGATCAGAGTGAGCTGGGCTCTTAACGGGAGCCTCCCCGCCGGCACCGGCGCGGCCTACGCAAAGGTGAAGATAAGCCTGTGCTACGCGCCGGTGAGCCAGGTCGACCGCAGGTGGCGCAAGACCCGAGACGACCTCAAGAAGGACAAGACGTGTCCGTTCAAGATCACCACCACGCCCTACGCCTCCGTCGGCGGCTCCTACGACTACGCCGTGGAGCGGAGCATCCCCACGGCGACCTACTTCGTGAGGGCCTACGCGCTCGACTCCTCCGACGTCGAGGTCGCCTACGGGCAGACCACCGATGCCAAGAAAACCACCAACCTGTTCCACATCATCGGGATCTCCGGCCGGCACGCGTCGCTGGATATAGCTGCTGCATGCTTCTCGGCCTTCTCCGTTCTCGCGCTTACTTTCTTCCTAGTGGCTGAGAAGAGGAAGGCCAAGCAATGA